Below is a window of Camelina sativa cultivar DH55 chromosome 11, Cs, whole genome shotgun sequence DNA.
tgaccaaataataaaaaccaatTATCTAGAGGGAAATAATTGGTCATAGCCaatgaaaaaatgatattaCAAGCCACATTTATTCAGATGTATAAAATCTGGAGGAGCTCAAAGTCATGTAAGAGCTACAAAAACAACATGATCaaataactttatttttgtttagataaAATTCATTATGCAAGATCATCAAAGTTCATATAAACGAAAACATGCACTGATAAAAATCCTCACTCAAATTCACATACGAATTGGCATGCTGTTGAACTAAAAGTGATTGCAGTCTCCTGGACCGTCGCCTCTGGAGCGTTCTCAAGCACGACTGTCGCAGTCTTTAAGCGAGACGCATATTTAAAGATATATTTCAACAGATGACTCGCTTTCTCCGTCGCAATCATCTTTGTCCACTTGAAAGTTTCAAGAGTCGATAACAAACATTTAGGAACACAATTTAGTTCATTCTCCCAGCTAACCCATGGATTGAAAAGACTCATTTCATGATCCTGAGATCAAACATGAGAGCTTAGCTTAAACATTAATTGAAAAgtaaattaaaccaaatgaaAATGACTTTAAACGAACAAACTCACAGCATGCTGATAGATCTCCAGCTCTTGTAAATTAGGAGAGTCGTTGAGTAACCGGGCAAGTAACTTTGACCAATTTGAATCACATTGACACAACTTCAGATGTTTAAGATGATTGAAGGCAATACCCGCACGATATAACGCCTGCACACGACGGCAAATGATTCAAAATTAAGGAAACCTGGTTTAGTGTCTAAAATGATATcgatatgaaaatatttattacctCTTGGGTATCGACTCTTATGCATAATGTAAGACGCTTAACATATGTGATCGATGAAACAAACTTGTCCAAACCAAGGTTTACGGAATCAATATAAACCTCCTCCAGGTTGGGCATAGTGTTAGAATCAAAGGAGTAATTATCATCCTCACTAGCACCgtcatcaataattttgaaatacttCAAAGAAGGAGTTCTTACCACAAGCTCACGAAAATCATTAGTTCTTAATATCTCAATAGTTAGTCTCTGTAAGGAGGGGACAATTACCTTCCATGTTCCAAGATAGTCAAATTCACTTCGTTCCAACACtagatcttcaagaacagggCAACTGGAAAGGAGTTTCGTAAGAGAATTCTCATATGAGTAAGTCACACGTCGAAGGAACAAAGTTTTCAAGAAGGGGAGACATGCCATGCGAGGAACATCGATGAGAACATCGTCATTCAGGTTCAAGATCACTAGCGATTTGCATATATACAAACTACTAGGCAATCTAGCAGGATGCCTCATAACATAATCTGAATGAATTACCCTGAAGGCAAGACTTAACTCACGGATACAGTGAGAAACTGCAAATGCAACCCATAGTTCAATAGCTTGAGGCTCAAATGTTTGAACTGGTCCATTGAACTTGAGACGCAAACTTTCTATAACCGGAGCCTTATGAAGTGGCAAATTCAGATTTATAAAACGATTAAACCTCTCTTGCTCATCAGGAGAATAATCAGAGCAATCGTACTCAAGCTTAGGCAACCACATCCAAAGAAACTCCCATCGCTTGGATAAAATACTTGTCCTAACTGCAGTTTTAGTTGGGAGAAGCAGCAATATCTTCAAGAGTAATTCATCAGGCAACCCACTAATCTTATCCTTATCTTCAGAATCTTgacatttctctttttttctcatcGTTGATTCTCTTGTCATTTCTCTTGTCAATGACTTACGCGCCGTCTTGCAATACCAATATTGTGGTCTCTCTGAGTAAGTAATAAAAGAAGAACATAAGATAACCGAAGAAAATCTTAAATTGTCATAGGTTGGGagttgaaataatatatataaggactAGGCCGACAAACATGGTTGTCCTCTTGATTCCTTGAAATTATCGTAAATGTTCACTCAATATTTGATaccatatttatgtaaaatcttgAACAAACATATATCCAGCAAACCCTTTTATGTTCCATATATACAAGCgtattcaaaatcaaaccaaaaatttcatgtgtaacaaatttaatgtCACACCCATTTCTCCGATTATGTAAAAATCATAATTGTATCAACTTACCTCATGTTCTCAAGAAAATGGAGTATCCAACTGCGTCTTGATATAGAATCGGTTTAGATCTCGCTTGCTTCTTAATTATGAACTCTTTAGAAACTCCGTCTACCCTCTTCTATCCATTAAAATCGccgtttttttctctctctctctgagtaGGTATCATGTCTTATCTTCAAAGCCTAGGAATATCTAAATACCCTTTAAAAATTTCCAAACGACGTCATTTCGAGAAGAACCAAAAACGACGTCGTCCTATTTTATAAAGTAATTTCCGTTTAAGTATTCAAAAACAGTTTGACTTATTTAAATATGGTCAAAGTATGTAAACCAAAATCTAACattgtcaaacaaaaatgttacgAATCTTTGGGTAGTCTTTCACGGTATATGGCCAAATTTCAAGTACCATCTTAATATATAGCATTTACAAATTCCATGCTGTTATAATTTGCTATCAAtgcccactttttttttatataaacatttcATGTTACTTTCTTCTATATGTTGAatcttggaaaacaaaataaaagttgtttttctttagtCTTCTCTAGCTACAGAGGTATGGACTTCATTCTTCTTCCATCAAACACTCCCAACCCTCTGATTTCCATGATATTTTAGACTAGGTAACAGGTACGTACAGTGTTCCAAAACTCAGAGCgaattcaaaaaaacaaactatgcAATTTCAAAACCATCAAACACTCCCCAACTGTAACgtcccgaccgccacctcttagtgggtccTATGTCTAATCCCAGTCCATGAggccaccttccttaatgggcctcacgttcTCTctctaggcccgtgagcccacccatatccgacggccggtttgctatgtccgggaggcttttaaagacttgttaccgtccctacaaatcaccacatgatcttttcctgtgttttgtcctcactcgcacagttccgacagtcacttcccggaaggtcacccaagctaagactactccagcataaacaCGCTTAACTGTGAAGTTCTCTTAGGACTCTTGACCGTAaaaataagtgcactttggtgacataggttgccaaatcaattcttttaaacctctgcgcaagtctctgaaaccagggtgtcacaccAACCCTCTGGTACGTACGTAGGTACATACACCGTCCAAAAACTGTGATTTAATAGAGAAAACTGGAAGTTTAGATACAACTTAGCCTATACGGACTGCAGCAACCTCTTAGCTTCTTCTTGGACTATGTTACGAGAGAGAGTTATTTGTCCGCTTGGTTCAGATTTTgacatttctttttttagtgAACAAGTGGCAGAATAATCGTACTTTTCAGAATAATCGTACTTTTCTCTAATTATCATAGGTTTGGACTTGGGATGATATATCTAATTACGACCTAGGCCGACAAACATGCTTGTCctcttaatttaaatttcaTGATGGTTAATTAAAAATTGTTGGCGTCGATGAATGTCAATTCCATAAATTTAATCATAAATGTTCACTCAATCTATTTGATATCatacttatttttgtaaaatcttgaaCAACCATATATCCCACAAAGCCTTTTAGGTTCCGTATATTCTATAAGCCTACTcgatatcaaacaaaaaattaagggAAAATAACTAGAATGACTAATATGTTGGAGTTAATGAGTAGAATgacttatatattttaaaaataactagaATCTAATTatctataatatgaaagatGACCAACTGTCCTTTTTTGAGTGCCACATCAGCATGCAAGAATGTGCCACCTataagcacaaaaaaaaaatcctaagcTTTTGGACTTCTCTTACGTTTTAGAAGATGGTATAACTgctctaataataaaaaacagaatTGAGGAAGATCATTATTATAATACCGGTATATATTGACGTTTTCTCCGTTACCTACACAAATACACTCAATTGGCTCTCTTCTTCAGTTTCATCTTCTCTATCTTCTGCAATCTGCATACTAGActaattaatatgtttgtttcatgAGGACTCCTAGGCCAAACAGAAGCCACTCCCCGCCAAAGTCTTTGGCAGCCGCGCAATATGACTTGAAATCTAGATAAAGATCAGCGATCGCTAAGGTATTGTACGCATTGAGATTCAGCCTCATGGGATATCCAAACAAGAAGCCGCACGGAATGATTACAGTGAGATCGATGAAGGATGTATATTATTTGAAGATGAGGAGAGGAAAAACTAAAAATGCTAAGAAGCTGTTGAGCTGAGTCGACGGTTCTTCTAGAAATGCTTTAGCTTTGAGGCATAGGAAAACTGAGCAAGGCTGGCTAAGAGACTGTTCAAGGATACCCTCAGTACAGAAACCTCTTTTGAGAGCTTTGCTCGTATCTGTTCTCAATGtctctttttttaattgttgttagGTATTATTCATTAATGAAACTAAGATTTAACCGGGTGTAGAGTAgaaatgttgttttatttttgtttggtaggTGGAAGAATCAGCTTATTCCTGCAGGGTCTTAATTAAGATGGTAGCACAATGATTATGAAACTCATTATCGGAGGAGATGTAAAAGCCTTTGATCTGCCAAATGCATATTGTCAAGGTAAAATCCTCAGAGATGGTTCTCAATCATGTAGAATcgatttgtaatttttaaggttttataaACATATCCATAGTTTATTATAGCTCTAGACGTAGTCTCCTCATTTGAGCTTTTAAAATCATCCTgcaacaaaacaataattttcATGAAATATTATAGGTAAAAATAACAGGTACATATACGaccaataaaaaacaaatcgaCTTTGATTATAACGTATATGAAGCTCTGAGATGAATAAGATTAAGATGTTCAATCTTCTCCTATATAGGATTCTTAAAGAATGGTCTTTGGGAAAGGCCTACAAGCTTGGCTTGCAACTCGTGTCTAACGACTCAACCTCTAAACTTTGTCTCGtcctaaagtttttttttccagcatTAAAAAGTCCTAAATTTTTTCAGCATTTAAAAGCAATACTCTGTTATTAGCTgccaaaagaaatgtaaaaagttatttttccttttgaacACAGTTTCAcatgtaattcaaaaaaaaaaaaaaatgatctttgattcaataaaataatcttTCATTTATCGGGTAACATATTACAGACTTTTAACTTTTAGAATACATACACATCCTAACATTTTAGAATTTATTGTAGGTTTATAGGTGAAGAATTACCACAAAGAGGATTTCTTGACATTGTTGTGGATGGCTGTTCAATATAAATCATGAGCACGACTACTGCAAAACGCAttcaaaactaaattagttAGGGTAAATAAATCTCCAAAATATTCTACGTACGATATCCCAGAGAGTAATTTTATCTTAGGCGATGCTTCATCAGATATATATGCTAAAAAATTTCTTTCTGAGTTTGTAGTGTTTTCAGCACTATGTCAATTGTATTCGGTACTTGGGTTAAAGGCAAAACCACTAACAAGCAGActctaaaatacaaaatacactGATGGATGTTGAAGCAAtcctaaataacaaaatgttgtTGAGATCCTCTTCCCATTGAAAATAAACTTGAATCTATTTAGGATGAAAGAGTAGATGGAGTTCTCAGGAAAGAAGATGAGTCTATTTTTTCAAGGTTTTTTCTTATCTATCTAAGACGTTGAAAAAACTAAAGTACAAGAAGAAAACTCAAACAATgctaaaaataattgatttaaagaaaaatcgAACTGCAGTTAATTAAGTAGAGAAAATTGATATCTCTCCCACGTAAGTAGAGAAAAtctaatataaaatacaaaagcgCTTGCACGGTTGTAGTTCTAGATTCTAAATGATTGTAAATGTAAAGGTTTATAATAACTCAACCGAACTGTCCATTTGAGCATATGTTGAAGACACATCTATTATATACTATCATACTATAAAATACGAATAGGAAAAACCCGCAGCGTAGCGCAAGTACTAATCTAGTGACTCATAAATTCTGCAGCCTCCAATAGATCATAGTTTTTGGTGGAGGAAATGTATGGGTAAACTAcatcctgccaaaaaaaaacaaatcaacataCATTCAATTCGtttatcaattattaaaaaattcaatatattcAAAGATAAGggagataaataaaaaatgaatagtAGTCAACTAACCTTTTTtccaattgatttttttctacGAGGAGGAGTTCATCATAGGATACTTTTGCAGCACCTCTCCAATTAGAACATCGAGTAGCTGTAATCTCCTTGTCAATCTTCTCTCCCAACAGTTCTCCAATGACACGAACTTGGAGAGCATATGAGAAACCATTGAGGATGTAACTTATGGGATTCTTCAGTTTTTTCCTTGCTTCCATGATAGAGTTAACTAAATAGTCAAAAGCTACAAGACCCCAAGGATAAGTCCTAACCTTATCAAGATCCATTGCCAGCTTGATGTATGAATGTGGTATAGCTTTCTTATCATCTTTAGCCATTACCAACCCAACAATTACACAAACATACACAAACCGAATGTTGGGAGCTGCTTCAATGTTGGGAGCTgctttcttctcatcttctcatcttctcatcttctttttttccccaCGTGGGAGCTGCTTCAAGGTGGGTCTTCATAAAACTTTGAATGGTAATGATCCCACCTCTCTTCAATTATTTACTCCAAAACCCATTATAGTCTGTCCAATTCTCTGAATCACCATTAAATCGTCATTGTACTTTAGCCCAGTAACTGCATGAAATTCTTGCATGGAAAATCTAAGTGGCTTCTTACCAAACAAAAACCACAGCTCATGTATTCTCTTTGTCACCAACTGCCTACACATGATGTTGTGTATCAACCGAGCTGAGTACCCAAGACCATTCTCATACAATGCAAATATATGTGAGAAAACTGGATCACCCTTCACAATCTCATACTCCTCTGGTAATGCGCTCTTGATCTTGTGTAAAATAGACGTTCGACATGAGTTATTTATCTGGCCAACTTGTGGCTCATTTCCAACTTCCATAAGGCGCTTAGGATACCTGTTTTCCATTCCtgccaaataaaataaaagatgaattAGTATGAATTAGCCACAactgaaataaatcaaatattacaAATCACATATTTAGACATGATAAATGGTTTCAAATAAATTGTAATGGAATTCTACATACCTAAGAAGTGGTGAAGATGCAACAAGCGAAGATGCGAGAAGCTAAGAAGCAGTGAGAGAAGGAAATGCCTctgaaatcataacaaaaatcaacaaagataTGAGAAAAGTAAATACTAAAGACTtcaattttgcaaaacaaaaaaatacagattACTAAAAGTATgatttaaaaacaagaaaactctGATTATTCATCATTTAGATGCAAAACAggaatttgaaaacaaaaaaaacactaacaaatGAATCAAACGGAGAGATGATACAATACTAGCAGGATCCATACTACACGTCACTATAGAACAATAAGTATATGAAAAGCTGACCTCTAGAACCTTTAAAGAATCTATGATGCATGTAAACAGGGACGTTTTCTGATCTCTATATGCTGTTTTTGAGCAAACATAAGCCAGTCGATATGAGAACTGTATGTTTTCTAAGTGGACCCAAGTTTTCGTCAAATTGATACCTCACTTTATAAATGTAAGTTATAACCAAACGAGATATGATTTTTAACCAGACAATCAGACAATCACAGTTGTATCTCAACTTTAAGAAAAAAGCTGTACTTTGATTCTAATCTTGTCAGTCTACAACAACAGAATTCCATACTCACCTCTTGATCGAACAGCCTCCCTTTACTGGCTCTTACTGGTATCAAATTCTGATGGTGCTTTTGTTGAGGACATTGACATTTGCGACTTATGATCAGAACATGCTCTCAGCCATGGTTAGTCTCTGAAGAATATAattgtgtaacatccgcgaaccggaatcccggtttaagatgtgcatcagtcgatgctggtgatgcatcggtcgatgcaaggtcccGTTTGTGCAGTTCAACTTAagtaaaacgctgcgttttgggttagggaaaaaacccttaagtcgaggttttgtctcattagtcgtgtttagccgcttttgagaaaaaagaaagagagaaaagtgttcttgagtgttcttgaagattttgggtgatttgaggcggttcctgtagagatctgtagctgggatcgttgtaggagcttcctaagAACGTTTTCCTTCTTGTGTAAGGTTCATAATCGTCTTGgaaaaggtaagtgcatgaccatggcttatctaagctggagatttctctgatctgcttgatTATGTGTTGTGTGGcatgttagaatgttatttaaggctttgtgaggctttcttgtggtttgggatcgagtttgacgtttgtaggaacgaagatccggcgagaaggtTTGGGGAAATTGATGCTCGGcatgtgtgtcggtcgatgcattgcAAGGACGGCgcgtttgacctaggagcatcggtcgatgccatgtggaggcgtcggtcgatgctattAGGGATTTCGTACTATgttgagcatgcgtcggtcgatgcgatgTGAgtatcggttgatgcaagtgaaccttgcatcggtcgatttagaccatgcgtcggtcgatgcaaaccccagttggtgtcggtcgatgcatgtgttggtgtcggtcgatgcagagccctagtttgttgttgtttggttattgattgttggttgatggttagagatgtctctatttcttgtgtgtatagcccagtgtgtgggaggattgccttactgagtgtttataaaatactcatgcattgcaatttgtgtttgtggtgcaggtaaagcaaagtgtgatcgtggaatccaggcaatgaagaggaggatgttctagtgtcTCATTTGGTGGTTGTCTGgttatgctaggttgctagagttgagtcattagaacattgtttaggattgctggttctttgattcatgtagtttgattatttattatgaGTTAAAGCCgattattgaatattggttgtttattattgtatattcattggtattgtttattatttctgctgtttggtgtgcttgtggttaggtggctagtgggtatgggaccactagttgtagtgtatttattattattattattttatatatttattatttattattaaaaaaaacggatcaGGTCATTTCAAATTGACTGCAAAGAGAATATAAAGAGGGTCATGACTGATATAGagagtgatgttcatatatttcaccttgttttatctttgtttatttacacattttgcatgatttactagCTTGTTTAGCCATTATTGAGTAattttaggactgtttatgcattagagtagggtttcattgcattgcattgtttcttgcataatcaggtgatttagGACCCAAAGGAGCATGGAGAAGTGCTGAAGGAGAGTGGAGCCATCAAGAGAAGCAGACAAAGGTGCTAGAGCAGAAGAGAACTAAGATctggaagtccactcgaccaccacactcgacaagacactcgaccgtgtgaggAGAGGGACTCAACCGATtggaagaagcaaaagaagaggtccatgcactcgaccgagcacatggtcgagttgactGAGCCGCCTccctattttgtcttctagccattttagggtTTCCCTTCCTTCCTATATAAACCTATTGTACTCTATGGCCGCCAAGAAGCCACTTTAGAGAGAAAATATCtaagaaacctagtttttacccttttggaaatatttattttttgcttagatcattagccactttttcttgtatttttctctagatttttgatacttgttggttccctaactttcaaagtattaagaatttgagtttgcttctttgttcaatattgta
It encodes the following:
- the LOC104728071 gene encoding putative F-box/LRR-repeat protein At4g15060; protein product: MTRESTMRKKEKCQDSEDKDKISGLPDELLLKILLLLPTKTAVRTSILSKRWEFLWMWLPKLEYDCSDYSPDEQERFNRFINLNLPLHKAPVIESLRLKFNGPVQTFEPQAIELWVAFAVSHCIRELSLAFRVIHSDYVMRHPARLPSSLYICKSLVILNLNDDVLIDVPRMACLPFLKTLFLRRVTYSYENSLTKLLSSCPVLEDLVLERSEFDYLGTWKVIVPSLQRLTIEILRTNDFRELVVRTPSLKYFKIIDDGASEDDNYSFDSNTMPNLEEVYIDSVNLGLDKFVSSITYVKRLTLCIRVDTQEALYRAGIAFNHLKHLKLCQCDSNWSKLLARLLNDSPNLQELEIYQHADHEMSLFNPWVSWENELNCVPKCLLSTLETFKWTKMIATEKASHLLKYIFKYASRLKTATVVLENAPEATVQETAITFSSTACQFVCEFE